One Setaria italica strain Yugu1 chromosome II, Setaria_italica_v2.0, whole genome shotgun sequence DNA segment encodes these proteins:
- the LOC101772893 gene encoding uncharacterized protein LOC101772893 encodes MPSDQPEPLALAPFELQAGPAMPPARSGGGKMHRLLRSAFKRGDSASPGSGEEADQLSRSASGSSSSAASSGRPPSGRRVGRRGGGGDGSVDGDRSSRESFELDGSKNGKLLSALRDAKIGHAYEPFQWEKKMRELLPVPAASCFLSLLLLPKATDGSNTRYNSLDDTLARADAWLRSSQASGVPVVFMSVQTEALLTKISGETALSTVNTGSLSDLAGMASASLYGFEDYHGVDIGVVRAVRLWYAAVAGEAALELRLRPGDTRLGFAISRTEEGFIYVSSVAEEGTPGVASARSGLLELHRAARAASRLLVVSRVGGEKVLPWMASASGDVKCFDTVSLSQKLSLHRHALRPITLHFLMWDHDLAAALPRGDDADVEKPPPVLLLPSPLAVAETTEADEIDGDGPGLAGKDSRDSSFRFQNIGLPDSWL; translated from the exons ATGCCGAGCGACCAACCGGAGCCGCTGGCGCTGGCGCCGTTCGAGCTCCAAGCCGGCCCGGCGATGCCGCCGgccaggagcggcggcggcaagatgCACCGGCTGCTCCGGTCGGCCTTCAAGCGCGGGGACTCGGCCTCGCCAGgcagcggggaggaggcggaccaGCTGAGCCGATCAGCGTCCGGGTCGTCTTCCTCGGCAGCGAGCAGCGGCCGCCCGCCGTCCGGGAGGCgggtcgggcggcgcggcggcggcggcgacggctccGTCGACGGCGACCGGTCCAGCCGCGAGAGCTTCGAGCTCGACG GTTCCAAGAACGGCAAGTTGCTGTCGGCGCTGCGCGACGCCAAGATCGGCCATGCTTACGAGCCGTTCCAGTGGGAGAAGAAGATGAGGGAGCTCCTCccggtgccggcggcgagctgcttCCTGTCCCTGCTTCTTCTGCCCAAGGCGACGGACGGGTCCAACACCCGGTACAACTCCCTGGACGACACCCTGGCGCGCGCGGACGCGTGGCTCCGGTCGTCGCAGGCCTCCGGCGTGCCCGTCGTGTTCATGAGCGTGCAGACGGAGGCGCTGCTGACCAAGATCTCCGGCGAGACGGCGCTGTCTACGGTGAACACGGGCTCGCTGTCGGACCTCGCCGGGATGGCGAGCGCCAGCCTGTACGGGTTCGAGGACTACCACGGCGTGGACATCGGCGTGGTCCGCGCCGTGCGGCTGTGgtacgcggcggtggcgggggaggCAGCGCTGGAGCTCCGGCTGCGCCCCGGCGACACGCGTCTGGGATTCGCCATCAGCCGCACGGAGGAAGGGTTCATCTACGTGTCGTCGGTGGCGGAGGAAGGGACGCCGGGGGTGGCGTCGGCGCGATCGGGGCTCCTGGAGCTCcaccgggcggcgcgcgcggcgtcgagGCTGCTGGTGGTGTCCCGCGTCGGCGGCGAGAAGGTGCTGCCGTGGATGGCGTCGGCGTCCGGGGACGTCAAGTGCTTCGACACCGTGTCGCTGAGCCAGAAGCTGTCGCTGCACCGCCACGCGCTCCGCCCCATCACGCTGCACTTCCTCATGTGGGACCACGacctcgccgcggcgctgccCCGGGGGGACGACGCCGACGTCGAGAAGCCGCCACCGGTGCTCCTGCTGCCGTCGCCACTCGCCGTGGCGGAGACGACGGAGGCCGACGAGATCGACGGCGACGGGCCGGGGCTCGCCGGCAAGGACTCCAGGGACTCGTCGTTCAGGTTCCAGAACATCGGCCTCCCCGATAGCTGGTTGTGA
- the LOC101772490 gene encoding ras-related protein RGP1, which yields MSRGELGQKIDYVFKVVLIGDSAVGKSQLLARFARNEFNLDSKATIGVEFQTRTLTIDKRTVKAQIWDTAGQERYRAVTSAYYRGAVGAMLVYDITKRQSFDHVVRWLEELRGHADKNIVIMLIGNKSDLGTLRAVPTEDAKEFAERENLFFMETSALEATNVESAFMTVLTEIYRIVSKKNLVANEESDSSGSSSLLKGTKIVIPGQEPPPASKATCCMSS from the exons ATGTCTCGGGGCGAGCTGGGGCAGAAGATCGACTACGTCTTCAAGGTGGTGCTCATCGGCGACTCCGCGGTCGGCAAGTCGCAGCTGCTCGCGCGCTTCGCCCGCAACGAGTTCAACCTCGACTCCAAGGCCACCATCGGGGTCGAGTTCCAGACGCGCACCCTCACCATCGACAAGCGCACCGTCAAGGCGCAGATCTGGGACACCGCCGGCCAGGAGAG GTACCGAGCTGTAACAAGTGCCTACTACAGAGGTGCAGTTGGAGCTATGTTAGTATATGACATAACCAAGCGCCAGTCCTTTGATCATGTGGTTAGGTGGCTTGAGGAGCTACGTGGTCATGCAGATAAGAACATTGTTATCATGCTTATTGGTAACAAATCTGATCTAGGCACGCTTCGTGCCGTGCCAACGGAGGATGCTAAGGAGTTTGCTGAGCGTGAGAACCTCTTTTTCATGGAGACCTCTGCCCTTGAGGCCACCAATGTTGAGAGCGCCTTCATGACTGTCCTGACAGAGATTTACCGGATTGTCAGCAAGAAAAACCTTGTTGCCAATGAGGAGTCTGATTCCAGTGGAAGTTCGAGTCTACTGAAAGGAACCAAGATTGTTATCCCTGGTCAGGAGCCACCCCCTGCATCCAAGGCGACATGTTGTATGTCCTCCTAG
- the LOC101771804 gene encoding SURP and G-patch domain-containing protein 1-like protein, with protein sequence MDKGLFANDGSFMERFKQMQQEQEKEKAAAAAASSAPPKPANPKQGFTVAANKRPFELKKAGPVATGGKLAFSLKKAKVAIAPVFAPEDDDEEGAADVEREEPAKRQKSVKADTPAVAAPTGAVAPLPNDITVRQVADKLASFVAKNGRQFENITRQRNPGDTPFKFLFDKHCPDYKYYEFRLAEEEKILAQSKEAEAAKNANIASSKALVGLHRSSFEQKSNYQTPASALYGAYEGSSSQGSSSYGDTSAPSDPVALMEFYMKKAAQEERKRPPRQSKDEMPPPPSLQGSPKKGHHMGDFIPPEELEKFMARCNDAEAQKATKEAAEKAKIQADNIGHKLLSKMGWREGEGLGSERRGRADPVMAGDVKKDHLGVGAVQPGEVTSEDDIYEQYKKRMMLGYRYRPNPLNNPRKAYY encoded by the exons ATGGACAAGGGGCTCTTCGCCAACGACGGCTCCTTCATGGAGAGGTTCAAGCAgatgcagcaggagcaggaaaaGGAGAAGGCTGCCGCAGCGGCAGCCTCATCGGCACCGCCCAAGCCTGCGAACCCCAAACAGGGGTTCACTGTGGCGGCGAACAAGAGGCCCTTTGAGCTGAAGAAGGCCGGACCGGTCGCCACGGGTGGGAAGCTTGCCTTCAGCCTCAAGAAGGCCAAGGTTGCAATTGCGCCTGTTTTTGCGCCcgaggatgacgatgaggagggTGCAGCGGATGTGGAGAGGGAGGAGCCCGCCAAGCGTCAGAAATCTGTGAAAGCTGATACTCCTGCGGTGGCTGCCCCGACGGGGGCTGTTG CCCCACTACCAAATGATATAACAGTGAGGCAAGTTGCTGACAAATTAGCAAGCTTTGTTGCCAAAAATGGGAGACAGTTTGAGAATATCACACGGCAGAGGAATCCTGGAGATACACCATTCAA GTTTCTGTTTGATAAGCACTGTCCAGACTACAAATATTATGAGTTTCGTCTTGCTGAAGAGGAAAAGATTCTTGCTCAATCCAAGGAGGCTGAAGCAGCAAAAAATG CTAACATTGCTAGCTCCAAAGCACTGGTTGGTCTGCATAGAAGCTCATTTGAACAAAAGTCCAACTATCAAACACCTGCATCAGCGTTGTATGGGGCATATGAGGGCAGTTCTTCCCAAGGAAGCTCTAGTTATG GTGATACGTCTGCACCCTCGGATCCTGTAGCATTGATGGAATTCTACATGAAGAAGGCTGCacaggaagaaaggaagagacCACCAAGGCAGTCGAAAGATGAAATGCCACCACCTCCTTCTCTTCAAG GTTCTCCTAAAAAGGGACACCACATGGGTGACTTTATTCCTCCAGAAGAACTTGAAAAGTTCATGGCACGTTGTAATGATGCTGAAGCACAAAAAGCTACCAAAGAAGCTGCTGAGAAGGCTAAGATTCAAGCAGACAATATTGGGCACAAACTTCTGTCTAAGATGGGCTGGAGGGAAG GTGAGGGTCTTGGTAGCGAGAGGAGGGGCCGTGCAGATCCTGTTATGGCTGGAGATGTGAAGAAGGATCATCTTGGTGTTGGTGCTGTCCAGCCTGGTGAAGTCACATCTGAAGATGACATCTATGAGCAATACAAGAAGCGAATGATGCTAGGCTACCGTTATAGGCCAAACCCACTG AACAATCCAAGGAAAGCATACTACTGA